The Halorubrum salinarum genome segment CGACGCCCTCGGGGATGATGAGCTCCTTCGCGAGGAGCTGGACCGCGGCCGCCGGGATGATGAGCAGCCCGTAGGGACCGATCCGGTCGACCGCGATCCGGTCGGTGAACGCGGCCGTGATCTTCCGTTTCGCCCACGGGCCCGCGACGCCCGTGAACGCGAGGATGATGTTCCCGACGACGAACGCGGCGACGAGCGAGGCCGCGACGTCGCCGATCACGCTGTCGAGACCGAGCGTGTCGGTGATGAACTCGGGGAACAGCTGCGCGGGCGCCGTGCCCATCAGCGGTCCACCTCCCCGAGAACGACGTCGAGGCTACCGAGCGCGGCGATCACGTCGGGGATGTACTCCCCGTTCGCCATCTCCGGCAGCGTCTGGAGGTTCGAGAAGCACGGCGACCGGATCTTGAACCGGGCGGGCTTGTCCGTCCCGTCCGACCGGATGTAGATGCCGAGCTCGCCCTTGGCGCCCTCGACGGCGCGGTAGATCTCCGTGTCGTCGTCCGGGCGCAGCGTGCGCGGCACGTTCGCCTGGATCGTCCGCTCGTCCTCCGGCCAGTCCTCGAGCAGGTCGACGCACTGCTCGATGATCTTCGCGGACTCCTCGACCTCGCGCATCCGGACGAGCAGGCGGCTGAAGTTGTCGCAGCCGTCCTCGGTCACCACGTCCCAGTCGAGCTCGTCGTAGTAGCCGTACGGGTCGTCGCGGCGCAGGTCGTAGTCGACGCCCGACCCGCGGGCGACGGGGCCGGTCGCGCCGTAGTTCTTCGCGACCTCCGGCGGCAGGATGCCGGTGTCGATGGTCCGCATCTGGAACACCTCGTTCGAGGTGATCAGGTTGTGGTACTCCTCGATCGACTCCGGCAGCTGATCGAGGAAGTCGCGGGTCTTCGAGAAGAACTCCTCGCGGGGCTCGGGCAGGTCCCAGACGACCCCGCCGAGGCGGAAGTAGTTGAACATCAGCCGCTGGCCCGTCAGGTCCTCCAAGAGGTTCTGGACGCGCTCGCGGTCGTTGATGGCGTACATGAACGTCGCCGTGAAGTCGCCGTTGATGTCGAGCGCGAACGTGGCGAGCGCGAGCATGTGCGCCGCGATCCGGCACATCTCAGCGCCCATCGTCCGGATGACCTGCGCGTACTCGGGCACCTCGATGTCCGCGAGGTCCTCGGCCGCGCGGGCGTACGCCCACTCGTTGAGCAGCCCCGCCGAGATGTAGTCCCAGCGGTCCGGGTACGGCATGATCTGGTGGCGGTACGTCCCGGACTGCGCCATCTGCTCCTCGCTGCGGTGGAGGTAGCCGATGTCGGGCTCGACGTCGGCGACCTGCTCGCCGTCGAGGACCGTCTTCAGGTGGAGGACCCCGTGGGTCGCCGGGTGGTGCGGCCCGATGTTGAGGAACATCGTGTCGGACTCGGCGTCCTTGTGGTGGTCCTCGAGCGGGTTCGCGTGCTCCGGGAGCGTTGCGATCTGCGGCCGGTCCTTGTCGTAGTCCATCGACAGGGGGTGGCCCTGCCAGGTCTCCGGCAGCAGGATCCGACGCAGGTCGGGGTGGTCGTCGTACTCGATCCCGATCAGGTCGTACGCCTCCCGCTCGTGCCAGTCGGCCGTGCGGAAGACGGGCTCTGCGGACTCGGAGACGGGATTATCCTTGTCCGCGGGAACGACGACGCTCACCTCCTGGGTCGGGTCGTCGTACTTCTTCAGGTGGTAGATCGACTCGTAACGGTTCTCGTACTCCTGTGCGGAGACGACGGAGAGGTGGTCGTACCCGGCCTGCTGTTTCAGGGTCCGGAGCGTCTCTTGGACGGTGTCCGGGCGGATGACGAAGCCGGGCGCGTTCAGGTGGTCGTCGCGGTCGACGACGAGGTCGCCGAGCAGGGCCTCCAGCTCGTCGGGCGTCTGCTCGACGGCGCCGTCGTCGACTGCGTCTGGTCGTTCGAGGCTCATGGCGAATCAGCGAAGTTGTACCGCATGACGAGCTCGTCGTCGTCGATCTGGTCGGCCAGCTTGTCGACGAGTTCGTCGCGTTCGAGGTCCGAGAACTCCTCCAGCTCGTACGGCTTGACCGTGACGGGCGCGGCCTCGCCGTTGGCGACGCGCTCCTGCAGCTTCACGACGCCGTAGACGAGCGCCTCGGGACGGGGCGGGCAGCCGGGGACGTGGATGTCGATCGGGATGACCTCCTCGGCGCCTTTGATCACGTTGTACCCCTCCTGGAACGGGCCGCCGGAGATGGTACACGAGCCCATGCCGACGACGAACTTCGGCTCGGGCATCTGGTCGTAGACGCGCTTCATCCGCGGGGCGAACTTGGAGACGATCGTCCCGGGGACGATCATCACGTCGGCCTGGCGCGGCGAGGCGCGGGGGACGCCCGACCCGAAGCGGTCGAGGTCGTGTTTCACCGCGTAGGTGTGCATCATCTCGATGCTACAGCAGGCGATGCCGAACTGCAGCATAAACATCGAGGATCCCCGACACCAGTTCAGGAACTTGTCGAACTTGGTGAGGATGAACGGCGAGGAGCCGAACGCCTCACGCAGGCGGGAGTTGAACCGGTCTCCCTGCCCGGTCATCCGGGCGTCTCGGGTCTCGGTTACGACTTGCGAATCGTCGGTGATAAACGGTTGATCGCTGCTCATTAGTTGAGGTCCTCCGTCGTCTTTCTGCTGGTCGCGCGGGGGCTGCGGGCCCAGCTGATCGCCCCCGACCGCCACGCCCAGACGAGTCCGACGGCCAAGATTCCGACGAACGCCAACATCGGCCACAGCAGGTCGGCCATCGGCACGCCGGCCTGGACGGCCGGACGGTAGATGACCGCCCACGGGAACAGCAACACGGTCTCGATGTCGAACACGACGAACAACAACGCGACCATGTAGTACTGGATGTTGAACCGGATCCGCGTCCCGCCCGTCGGGGTCTCGCCGGACTCGTAGGTGGTACTTTTACCGGTCTCAGGCACGCTCGGACGGAGCAGCGCCGACACTGTCATCATCCCTATCGGAATGAGCAGGCCGACGGCCGCCAAGGCGCCAATCGCTATCCAATCGCTCATATAGGTCTCCGTAACGTGCTGGCGTTTGGACCGCCCCCTCATAAGCGTTGAGTCTTGTGCGTCCGCGTGCGTGCGGGCCGGTGCCGGCCGTTCGCGGTCGAAGCGCCGGAAATGTCACCGAGAGCCGCCGAACGGGTTCGTCGCGGGGCGAAAAGGGGTGGCGCGTCGGGAACAGGACGGCCGGACGCGACGCCGTCCCGCTACCGCTCGCGGAACCCGTCGAGTCCGAGGTCGTGGAGGGCCGCGGAGACGTCCGCGACGCCTCCCTTCTGCTCGTCGTGGAGCTCGACCAGTCGCTCCTCGACCTCGTCGTGTTCGCGCGCGAGCACCTGAGCGGCCGACAGCGCGGCGTTGTACGACTTCCCGGCGTCGACGGCGACGATCGGCGCGCCGGTCGGCATCCCGATGACGGAGTCGACCGACTTCTCCTGGACCGGCACGCCGATGACGGGCACCGGGTAGGCGATCGAGGCGGTCATGTTCGGGAGGTCCGCGGACTTCCCCCCGGCCCCGGCGATGATCACGTCGAGGCCGCGGTCGGTCGCCGTCTCCCCGTACGCGTACATCAGCTCCGGGGTGCGGTGCGCGGAGACGACGTAGCTCTCGTAGGTGAACCGGGCGTCCGGCGCCTCGTCGAAGTCGGTCTGCTCCGCGAAGCCGAGGTCGTCGAGCGCCTCGTAGGCGTCCTCCATGACGGGGAGGTCCGAGTCCGAGCCCATGACGATCCCCACGTCCGGGGTGGTCGCCGGGTCCGCGTCGGCCGCCGCCTCCGCTTCGAGCCGGTCGATCAGGTCGTCCACCGTGGTCATACACGGCGGTTCGGCGGAGGGCTACAAGGAACTCCCGGATGCGGCGACTACGTGGATCAGTGGGTAGCCCTGGTTATCGTTGCGGTCGACGCCGCCGAAGCCCCGGCCACTTACTGATAGATGGCTGACGGCGGATCGGGAGCGAATACCTCCAAAGCCCCAGTCGCGAGGGCTCGCGCGCCTTGCTGCGGTCCTCACTCGGTCGCTATCGCTCCCTCGTTCCGGTCCTTGCGTCGTCGTGCTTCGCCCTCGCGACTGCCCCTTTGAGTCCCACCCGACCACACCGCGACCGCACCACACGCCTCCCCAGCCTCGTCGCTGGCGGCTGGCGCCGCCACCGACTCCCTCGCGCGTGCGGACTCGCGACCGCCGAGGGCGGCCGCTCGCAGGCACGCGCCACCGCAGTTCGTTCATGAACAGTCGTCGCCGTTACCCCCGAGATCTACGCGTCTCGGAACGTCAGCCCGTCGCGGAGTTCTCGCGCCCGCGAGAGCAGCGCGTCGGGGTCGACTTCGTCGGTCGCGCCCCGGTCCGTCACCGTCAGGTGGCCCATCTTCCGGAGCGGGTACACGTCGTCCTTGCCGTACCAGTGGAGGTCGGCGTCGGGCGCGCCGAGGACCGTCTCGACGTTCCGCAGCGTGGCCGCCTCCCGTTTGTCCACATCGCCGAGCACGTTCGCCGTGACCGCGGGCGCGACGAGGTCGGTCGGGCCGAGCGGCCAGCCGAGGACGGCGCGGACGTGGTTCTCGAACTGCGAGGTGCGGGCGCCCTCGATCGTCCAGTGGCCGGAGTTGTGCGGGCGCGGCGCGATCTCGTTGACCAGCACCTCCCCCTCGCGGGTCTCGAACAGCTCGATCCCGTAGACGCCCCGGCCGTCGAGGACCTCCAGCACGTCGCGGGCGACGGACTCCGCCTCGGCGACGACCGCGTCGTCGGCCCGGGCCGGGCTGACGCTCTCGCGGAGGATCTCTTCCCGGTGGATCGTCTCCGTGACGGGGTAGGTCCGCGTCTCGGCGTCCGCGCCTTTCAGGCCCATCACGGCGACCTCGCGCTCGAAGTCGAGGAACTCCTCGGCCATCGCGGCGCCGCCGACCTGGTCGAGCGCGTCCGCGGCCCCGTCGGGCGTCTCGACCGGGACGTTCCCGCGGCCGTCGTAGCCCCCCTCGCGGGCCTTCAGCATGACGCCGCCGAACTCCTCAACGACGCGTTCGAGCCCCTCGGCGGTCGCGACCGCGACGAACTCGGGGACGGGGATCCCGGCGTCCGCGAGCGCCTCCTTCTGGACCAGCTTGTCCTGAATCGTCTCCAAGGTGGCAGGGTCGGGATGGACCGGCACGCCGTGGTCCTCGCTCGCGGCCGCGAGGACGGCCGGGTCCGCGAGCTCGATCTCGAAGGTCAAGGCGTCGACGCGAGCGGCGAGCTCGTCTATCGCGTCCAGGTCGTCGAAGTCGCCGACGACCTGGTCGGTCGCGACCGGCGCCGCCGGGCAGTCCGGCGTCGGGTCCAACACGACGAGGTCGACGCCGAGCGGCGCCGCGGCTTCGCCCAGCATCCGGCCCAGCTGTCCGCCGCCGACGACGCCGAGCGTCGGCCCCGGAAGGGTGATCGACATGTGCGAGTCGGTACTGAACAGAGATGAATAAGTATTGCCAAAATGCGAAGCAGATAGACACGAACACGGATCAGTCGGTCAGTCGCGGGCGCGCTCGCCGCCGCCGCGGGCCTCGTCGGCGTCGGGTGGGCCCTGAACGCACCGGGACTCGCCGCCCTCTCTCCGGTCGGGTTCGGGGTCGCCGTCGCGGTGAGCGTCGGAGTCTCCGCCGCCGTGTACGCGGTGGTCGTCTCGCGCCGGTACCCCGTCCGGCTCGGCGACCTCCTGAGCGCCGCGGACGGGACCGACCGGTGAGTGTGAAGGGGCCGACCGGTGAGCGTGAAGAGGCCGGCCGGTCGGCCGGGACGGAGCGTCAGACGGAAATCCGTTCGAGGTCGCTCTCGAGACCGTCGACGAACTCGTTGTACGCCGCGACGAAGCCGCGGAACCCGTCCGCGTACTCCCGGACGTCGGCCGCGGAGGGCGCGCCGTACTGCGAGAGGAGGTAGAGGCCGCCCGACCCGCCGATCCGGAGGTACGAGACGCTCCCCTCGTCGTACTTCAGCTCCCAGCGGTCGCCCTCCACGCGCGCCGTGAAGGTCCCGTAGTCGTCGCCCTCGTACCGGTGGATCTCCCCCGCGATGACCGCGCAGGTCTCGCGGATCGCGTCGAGGACGCGGTCGCGCTCCGCCACCACGCCGTCGGTTGTCGCCGGCTCCGGGAACTCGGCGCTCACGCCGTCGAGGACGCCGGACAGCGAGTCGACGTGGTCGTTCCACGCCGCCACGAACGCCGCGTAGTCGTCGAGCGCGACCGCGAGGTCGGCGGGGTCGGGCGGCTGCTTCGTCGAGATGACGTACGTGTCCGACCCCGACTTCGGCGAGAACAGGAGGAACTCCAGCTCGCCCGCCTCGTGTTTCACCGTCCACTCGCCGCCGGGCGTCGACAGCGTCTCACGGCCGTAGTCGCCGCCCTGGAGCCGCGCGAGCTGATAGGCGATCGCCCCCGCGTGGTCGCGCACGGCGGCGACGAGCTCGTCGCGCCGCTCCGCGACGGCCGCGGCGTCGCGCACGTCGAGGTCGATCCCGAGATCTGCCTGCGTCGTCACGAGATCACTGGGCGCGCCACCGGGTTAATCGATTCGGGTCGCCCGCCGGGCGTCGGCGGCCGGTCCGCGGCGGCGCAGTCACTCGATCGTCTCGCGGATCTCGCGGACCCGGTCCGGCTCGTCGATGCCCGACCGGATCACGACGGCGAACACCTCGTCGCCCTCCGGGACCGGCGCGTCGCCGCTCAGGATCGCGTCCGAGCCGGCCTCCTCGGCGAGCCAGCGGCGCCCGTCGGCGATCGCCTCGCGGTTGAGCCACGCCGGCGGGCCGCCGACAACGAGCAGGGTCCGGTCGGCGCGCCCGTCGGGGACCTCAATCGTGTTCTTGCCGCGGGTCGCCTTCCGGATCACCGTCTCGATGGCCGACACCGCGGCGCTGGTGTCGACCTCGGTCGGCTCCGAGGAGCCGAACAGCCCGAGCCCGAACTTCGAGCCCGAGTCGGGCGCCTCGACTGCCTGCGTCGCGTGACCGATCGCCGCGATTTCGCCGTCACCGCCCGCCGCGCGGGCGACGTCGCTCGCGTCGAGCACCTGCTGGGGCGTCTCCGTGCCCTCCGGCGTCTCGCCCGCGCCGAACAGCGCCGCGATCCGCTCGACGGCGACCCCGTTGAGCCGGTCGCGCGCCCCGCCGATCGTCTCGCTCGGACGGAGCCACGCCGCGTTGTCGAACGGGAAGACCGCCGCGCACTCCTCGGAGAGCGCGTCGAGCGTCCGCGCCGCGTTCCGCTCGGCGAGCGGGCGGTGCGGCGTCGGCGCCGCCGACCCGTCGCCGGCTCCCGCGCCCGGCCCCGCGCCGCTCGCCCCGCCGGCGGACGCGCTCCGCGGCCCGTCGTCGTCCGGTTCCTCGGTCTCGGCGCGGGTGGGAAGGAGGCCGAAGGCGTAGACGGGGGCGTCGTACAGGCGCGAGAGCTCCGCGGCGAGCGCGGGGGCCGCGCCCGCGCCGGCCGCGCCGCCGAGGCCGACGACGAGCAGGAACGCCTCCGCGAGCGACGGCCGCTGGTCGTCCATGGCCCGGCCGAGCTCGCTCGCGTGCGCGTCTCCCAGGCGGCGCCCGGCGTGGAGGTCGCCGCCGAGCCCGTCCCCGCCCGCGGCGTCGCCGAACCGGTACCGGCGCTCCTCGCCGAGCGCGTCCAGCGCCCCGAGCGCGTCCATGTCGGTGTCGAAGGCGTTGACGCCCCCGAGGAACGGGTCGTCGCCGTGCGCCGCGGCGAGCCGGTCGGCGACCCGCCCGCCGGCCCCGCCGAGTCCGATGACGTGGAGTCGCATACGTGGCCCGGTCGTCGACCGGGGATATATGACTTCGGCTCGGCGCGAACCGTTACCGAACCGCCCTGCGCCCGCGACGGCTCAGAACTCGTCGAGCTGACGC includes the following:
- a CDS encoding NADH-quinone oxidoreductase subunit D yields the protein MSLERPDAVDDGAVEQTPDELEALLGDLVVDRDDHLNAPGFVIRPDTVQETLRTLKQQAGYDHLSVVSAQEYENRYESIYHLKKYDDPTQEVSVVVPADKDNPVSESAEPVFRTADWHEREAYDLIGIEYDDHPDLRRILLPETWQGHPLSMDYDKDRPQIATLPEHANPLEDHHKDAESDTMFLNIGPHHPATHGVLHLKTVLDGEQVADVEPDIGYLHRSEEQMAQSGTYRHQIMPYPDRWDYISAGLLNEWAYARAAEDLADIEVPEYAQVIRTMGAEMCRIAAHMLALATFALDINGDFTATFMYAINDRERVQNLLEDLTGQRLMFNYFRLGGVVWDLPEPREEFFSKTRDFLDQLPESIEEYHNLITSNEVFQMRTIDTGILPPEVAKNYGATGPVARGSGVDYDLRRDDPYGYYDELDWDVVTEDGCDNFSRLLVRMREVEESAKIIEQCVDLLEDWPEDERTIQANVPRTLRPDDDTEIYRAVEGAKGELGIYIRSDGTDKPARFKIRSPCFSNLQTLPEMANGEYIPDVIAALGSLDVVLGEVDR
- a CDS encoding NADH-quinone oxidoreductase subunit B, which gives rise to MSSDQPFITDDSQVVTETRDARMTGQGDRFNSRLREAFGSSPFILTKFDKFLNWCRGSSMFMLQFGIACCSIEMMHTYAVKHDLDRFGSGVPRASPRQADVMIVPGTIVSKFAPRMKRVYDQMPEPKFVVGMGSCTISGGPFQEGYNVIKGAEEVIPIDIHVPGCPPRPEALVYGVVKLQERVANGEAAPVTVKPYELEEFSDLERDELVDKLADQIDDDELVMRYNFADSP
- a CDS encoding NADH-quinone oxidoreductase subunit A; translated protein: MSDWIAIGALAAVGLLIPIGMMTVSALLRPSVPETGKSTTYESGETPTGGTRIRFNIQYYMVALLFVVFDIETVLLFPWAVIYRPAVQAGVPMADLLWPMLAFVGILAVGLVWAWRSGAISWARSPRATSRKTTEDLN
- the purE gene encoding 5-(carboxyamino)imidazole ribonucleotide mutase, producing MTTVDDLIDRLEAEAAADADPATTPDVGIVMGSDSDLPVMEDAYEALDDLGFAEQTDFDEAPDARFTYESYVVSAHRTPELMYAYGETATDRGLDVIIAGAGGKSADLPNMTASIAYPVPVIGVPVQEKSVDSVIGMPTGAPIVAVDAGKSYNAALSAAQVLAREHDEVEERLVELHDEQKGGVADVSAALHDLGLDGFRER
- a CDS encoding 5-(carboxyamino)imidazole ribonucleotide synthase, whose protein sequence is MSITLPGPTLGVVGGGQLGRMLGEAAAPLGVDLVVLDPTPDCPAAPVATDQVVGDFDDLDAIDELAARVDALTFEIELADPAVLAAASEDHGVPVHPDPATLETIQDKLVQKEALADAGIPVPEFVAVATAEGLERVVEEFGGVMLKAREGGYDGRGNVPVETPDGAADALDQVGGAAMAEEFLDFEREVAVMGLKGADAETRTYPVTETIHREEILRESVSPARADDAVVAEAESVARDVLEVLDGRGVYGIELFETREGEVLVNEIAPRPHNSGHWTIEGARTSQFENHVRAVLGWPLGPTDLVAPAVTANVLGDVDKREAATLRNVETVLGAPDADLHWYGKDDVYPLRKMGHLTVTDRGATDEVDPDALLSRARELRDGLTFRDA
- a CDS encoding FtsZ/tubulin family protein, yielding MRLHVIGLGGAGGRVADRLAAAHGDDPFLGGVNAFDTDMDALGALDALGEERRYRFGDAAGGDGLGGDLHAGRRLGDAHASELGRAMDDQRPSLAEAFLLVVGLGGAAGAGAAPALAAELSRLYDAPVYAFGLLPTRAETEEPDDDGPRSASAGGASGAGPGAGAGDGSAAPTPHRPLAERNAARTLDALSEECAAVFPFDNAAWLRPSETIGGARDRLNGVAVERIAALFGAGETPEGTETPQQVLDASDVARAAGGDGEIAAIGHATQAVEAPDSGSKFGLGLFGSSEPTEVDTSAAVSAIETVIRKATRGKNTIEVPDGRADRTLLVVGGPPAWLNREAIADGRRWLAEEAGSDAILSGDAPVPEGDEVFAVVIRSGIDEPDRVREIRETIE